From the Deltaproteobacteria bacterium genome, the window TCCAAGGGGCAGGACATTCGGCCGGAAGGGGTGCATCCTTCCTCCCGATTCCCCGAAACGATATTCCACGAGGGAAGGCGCTCCCTTCAGCTCCATCCGGCCGGCACAGGCATCAACACACTCCGAACACTGAATACAGCCCCGGCTTCCCCCCTCTCGGATATCGATCCCCACAGGACAGGCGGCCACACAGGCACTGCACCGACCGCACTCCTCCTGTCGTTCTTTATCATAGACAATCCTGAGTGTCCGGGAATCGCAAATCGTATTCTGGATCATCGAATATGGACAAACTGTGGCACAGAAACGCTGCCGCAAGAAAAGGAGATCGCAGAAAACAAGGAGGGCCAACCCAGCCCAGATGCCGCCTGTCACCGGCCCTAAGTTCCCAGACACAAGACGGGCGGAAAACTCCTCCGGCGTCATAAAATACCAGATCAGGTCAGCCGCAACAAGGAGGCTTAAAAACACAACAATAATGATACCCGATACCCTGAAGATTAGCCGTCGGCCAGACGTAGGGGTGAGAAAGCGGGTTGCCTTCAGGAGGACCGTCTGGGGACAGGCCCATCCGCACCAAATCCGTCCGAAAAGAAGAGTCAGCAAAAGGAACAGCAGGATCAGGAAAATCAGCACCACCAGGACGATAAAGAACTCATCCATCCAGATTGTCCTGCCAAAGAAATAGAGCCGTAGACGGGGGAGGTCGAAACGCAAGGCACTCTCGCCGCCCACCTTCAGAAATGGAAGCCCCAGGAGGATGACCGGCTGGGCAAGAAGAACCCACCGTCTCAGCGTCTGAAATCGCTTATTCCTCATCGTCCAGCATCTTGTATTTGGGTGCCTCAACTTTCCTGTGCCGTCCCCGTGAGTAGTAATAAAGTACGATTACTCCGTAGAGAATGACCAGAAAAAAACCATACCAGAAATAGGCCATCGAAAATTCACTCCCTACTTCTCCAGAGACTGCTCATAGGCCTTGACCTGCGTCCATCCGCTGAAGACCGGCGTATAGGATCCAACGTAATAGATTCCCCATAGAATTGTCCCGATGTAGAAGATCAGCCATCCGATCGGAAGCTTTTTCGCCGTCTTCGGGTTATCCATGGCTTCAATGCTTTCAAATTCTTCCGTCATATCACTTCTCCTTTTGATTTTTCTCAATCGACCGGATAAAGGCGACCAGATTCCAGATCTCCTTGTTGCTCAATGTAGAGCTGAAGGAAGGCATCCCGCCCTTTGCCTTCCGTCCGGCGATCTCCTGGTTCTCCTGTGTGCCGTTTTGAATGATGCTAAAAATCGTACCGTCCGCAATATCCCCTTCCGTGGAGAGCCAGACAAGGTCCACCAGGCTTGGACCGATTTCCCCTTGTCCCTTCTCTCCGTGGCAAAAGACACACTTCGCCTCGAATTCATCTTCTCCCGCCTCAATGGCTTTGTCGTTGCCGGCATAGGGATTGACCTCCGGGATGGTCGCTGCTTCCGCCTCCCCTTCTTTTCTTGCCTGTGCCCGAATCACAGCTCCAAGCGTCTGGACATAGGAAACAAGGGCATCAAGTTCACTCTTTCCTTTAAGCGCCTTGATTTCTTCCGGGCGGTAAGGAAATCCGAGGACATCCATATGCCTGGCGATCTCCTCCGGAGAAAGAGGGCGATCCTTCAGCCACCCGTAGACAGGCATGTCCGATTCAGGGTACATGAACCGTGGATTCTTGAAATGCCTGTAATGCCAAGCGTCCGGATATTTCCCCCCCACCCTCGCTAAATCGGGACCGGTCCGCTTCGATCCCCAAAGAAAGGGACGGTCATACGCAAATTCCCCCGCCTTGGAGT encodes:
- a CDS encoding 4Fe-4S binding protein; the protein is MRNKRFQTLRRWVLLAQPVILLGLPFLKVGGESALRFDLPRLRLYFFGRTIWMDEFFIVLVVLIFLILLFLLLTLLFGRIWCGWACPQTVLLKATRFLTPTSGRRLIFRVSGIIIVVFLSLLVAADLIWYFMTPEEFSARLVSGNLGPVTGGIWAGLALLVFCDLLFLRQRFCATVCPYSMIQNTICDSRTLRIVYDKERQEECGRCSACVAACPVGIDIREGGSRGCIQCSECVDACAGRMELKGAPSLVEYRFGESGGRMHPFRPNVLPLGVLTCFFLILVLFMILNRPPLEVTLMAKSGFPPRRTATGWTVNAFDLTIRNRLRRSVPLKIKVLAEGRSVRLKPAGPISVPERGTLRIPLFLSIAGYHAGFSVHLVLQSDPFSIRIEKGVPFRKAEAP
- a CDS encoding cytochrome c-type biogenesis protein CcmH; protein product: MAYFWYGFFLVILYGVIVLYYYSRGRHRKVEAPKYKMLDDEE
- a CDS encoding c-type cytochrome → MTGKLYRSPVIFALLATIVILIGTTVTMFVPMFMDEMHPVLDGVKPYTPLQLAGRDIYQREGCVNCHTQTVRPLKTEVMRYGEYSKAGEFAYDRPFLWGSKRTGPDLARVGGKYPDAWHYRHFKNPRFMYPESDMPVYGWLKDRPLSPEEIARHMDVLGFPYRPEEIKALKGKSELDALVSYVQTLGAVIRAQARKEGEAEAATIPEVNPYAGNDKAIEAGEDEFEAKCVFCHGEKGQGEIGPSLVDLVWLSTEGDIADGTIFSIIQNGTQENQEIAGRKAKGGMPSFSSTLSNKEIWNLVAFIRSIEKNQKEK